A portion of the Paenibacillus marchantiae genome contains these proteins:
- a CDS encoding N-acetylmannosamine-6-phosphate 2-epimerase, translating to MTKVVLEKLHLGLIVSCQALVNEPLHGAAMMARMAAAAQEGGAAGIRANGAADVRAIKQTVSLPVIGIVKRNYPDSAVYITPTLREIDELLEAGADIIAFDATRQTRPENYTLEQITAYLNANGVVSMADISILEEALYAESLGVSCVSTTLSGYTPYSRQQEGPNLELLGMCAQRLKIPVIAEGRISKPSQVEEALDLGAYAVVVGSAITRPQLITRQFAAVTRKARMKSNGDE from the coding sequence CTGACAAAGGTAGTGCTGGAGAAACTGCATTTGGGACTGATTGTTTCCTGCCAGGCGCTGGTTAACGAACCGCTGCATGGCGCGGCGATGATGGCCCGTATGGCAGCTGCTGCTCAGGAAGGAGGGGCCGCGGGTATCCGTGCGAATGGGGCAGCAGATGTACGTGCGATCAAGCAGACCGTCTCATTGCCGGTTATTGGCATCGTGAAGCGCAATTACCCGGATTCTGCTGTATATATCACCCCAACCCTCAGAGAAATTGACGAGCTGCTGGAGGCCGGAGCAGATATCATTGCATTTGATGCGACCCGCCAGACCAGGCCGGAAAATTATACATTGGAGCAAATCACCGCCTATCTGAACGCAAATGGGGTGGTTTCCATGGCAGACATCTCCATTCTGGAGGAAGCTTTATACGCTGAGTCACTTGGAGTCAGCTGTGTTTCGACTACACTATCGGGTTATACACCGTATTCGCGACAGCAGGAAGGTCCAAATTTGGAGCTGCTGGGGATGTGTGCACAGCGGTTGAAGATTCCGGTCATTGCCGAAGGGCGGATTAGTAAACCCTCTCAGGTAGAAGAGGCGCTTGATCTGGGGGCATACGCTGTTGTGGTGGGCTCGGCAATAACTCGGCCACAGCTAATTACCCGACAGTTCGCAGCAGTGACCCGAAAAGCGAGGATGAAGAGTAATGGAGATGAATGA